From Pochonia chlamydosporia 170 chromosome Unknown PCv3seq00014, whole genome shotgun sequence, a single genomic window includes:
- a CDS encoding cytochrome P450 (similar to Cordyceps militaris CM01 XP_006668269.1), translated as MAGGSITRSLVTNVTETWHSLSTNTQRGLLSFAIVATIVGLYYLLPRHKQRLVPGIPIIGGEDEASIRKSRIRFLHDGMQMLLEGYQLTKGGLYYVPSKLGERLMLPTRYLKELKSAPIHKVDFVATFIEMFEGKYTTMGSRSTLHPRVVRGQLNRNLWTVISDVQEEISDAFDDAFPACDDWTEVDVVDRITQIVARVSSRMFGGTTLSRNKRWVKSSIDFAIDGFVGAQALKKYPEILKPIAARFIPAIQNIKNHYAAVEEAAIPLIKEREATGATASDFLYWMDQDAEGSEKDRAFLAGILLKVSFAAIHTSAAAPTQLLYDLCAMPEYIKPLRQEILDNTDEDGLISRHGFQGMSKLDSIMKESQRFNPLLLITFQRVVTKDYRLSDGLTIPANTTIGIPTHAVSMDPDLYPEPKKFKGFRFHELQKKAQPSKKGQDAETGDKERAAPSKAYAASHPSSMAFGYGRHACPGRFFASAEIKAIMVYLLMNYDFKFPEDQPERPPSLLFETQNLPNPGGRIMFRRRGLERS; from the exons ATGGCCGGAGGCAGCATAACAAGATCGCTTGTTACCAATGTCACCGAAACTTGGCATTCACTCAGCACGAACACCCAACGTGGGCTTCTATCTTTCGCGATAGTTGCTACGATTGTAGGACTATATTATCTTCTACCACGCCATAAGCAGAGACTGGTTCCTGGAATCCCAATAATTGGCGGGGAGGACGAGGCGTCAATTCGGAAAAGCCGGATTCGATTTCTGCACGATGGTATGCAGATGCTGCTCGAAGGCTATCAGCTC ACAAAAGGTGGACTGTACTATGTCCCAAGCAAACTCGGTGAGCGTCTCATGCTGCCGACCAGATATCTTAAGGAGCTGAAGTCTGCTCCGATCCACAAGGTGGACTTTGTGGCCACATTTATTGAG ATGTTCGAAGGAAAGTACACGACGATGGGAAGCCGGTCAACTTTGCATCCTCGCGTAGTCCGCGGCCAGCTTAATCGAAACCTGT GGACGGTCATCAGCGATGTCCAAGAAGAGATCAGTGATGCATTCGATGACGCATTTCCGGCCTGCGATG ACTGGACGGAAGTAGACGTAGTAGACCGGATCACGCAAATTGTCGCCCGTGTTTCCAGCCGTATGTTCGGCGGCACAACTCTTAGCCGCAACAAGAGATGGGTTAAGTCCTCCAtcgactttgccattgacggctTCGTCGGCGCCCAAGCGCTCAAGAAGTACCCCGAGATCCTGAAGCCCATTGCCGCTCGCTTCATCCCCGCGATTCAAAACATCAAGAACCACTACGCTGCTGTGGAGGAAGCCGCCATCCCTCTCATAAAAGAGCGAGAAGCGACCGGCGCCACGGCGTCTGATTTTCTGTACTGGATGGACCAGGACGCCGAGGGGAGCGAGAAGGATCGCGCTTTTCTTGCCGGCATCTTGTTGAAGGTTAgctttgctgccattcaCACCAGCGCTGCCGCACCGACACAGCTCTTGTATGACTTGTGTGCGATGCCAGAGTACATCAAACCGTTGAGACAAGAGATTTTGGATAATACGGATGAAGATGGTCTCATCTCACGACACGGCTTCCAGGGCATGTCTAAGCTAGATAGCATCATGAAAGAAAGCCAGAGATTCAATCCCCTTCTTCTGA TTACATTTCAAAGAGTCGTCACGAAAGATTACCGTCTTTCTGACGGTTTGACGATCCCTGCAAACACAACTATCGGTATCCCAACACATGCCGTCTCCATGGATCCAGATCTCTACCCCGAGCCTAAAAAGTTCAAGGGCTTTCGATTCCACGAGCTACAAAAAAAGGCCCAGCCTTCGAAGAAGGGTCAGGACGCGGAAACCGGCGACAAGGAAAGAGCGGCGCCATCTAAAGCCTATGCTGCCTCCCATCCGTCCAGCATGGCTTTTGGATACGGCCGACATGCTTGCCCAGGCAGATTCTTTGCATCTGCTGaaatcaaagccatcatggTGTATCTTCTGATGAACTATGATTTCAAGTTTCCAGAGGATCAGCCGGAGAGACCTCCCAGTTTACTGTTCGAGACGCAGAACTTGCCAAATCCGGGGGGGCGAATCATGTTTAGGAGGCGGGGGCTGGAGAGGAGCTAG
- a CDS encoding cytochrome p450 (similar to Colletotrichum gloeosporioides Nara gc5 XP_007287824.1) translates to MSNLYFIIELGCQPAAGLSILAALIACLVWRSVSGVNELNAPILHDDSGDFHKIMAKRYKEHRNILYKIPTSHKPMVIVPAHLLNDLKTPPESAISFRLEMFDRYLGKYTAVASNTEAMIHSVKVDFTRGMNHVLPIVQEELIFATEQCLESTNGCEEGWFQTPVYAAATQMIALISGESLSACLCPEAKNDSFVGAAEMWKYPSWSWPIMQYIVPQTRRIRYYRSRVAQMLKPIIESRLSQMQDPDFKKPADMIQWLIDNSNGNGHNLALQANEHIVVNIAAIHTTGGQLAHTLYDLARCPEYIPILQEEIDRVLAEEGGTGAMTKQTLFKLKKMDSFLKEVQRVNPPSMVSTNRKVLKPIKLSNGIELPVGTSLAASAGCVSKDENIWPEPQKFDGLRFFKLREVHGDEKHQFTSANQESLSFGHGRHACPGRFFAAAELKVLLVQILQNYEISLCKGYSRDRPLNFHAEILAVQDHTYELRFRRLTID, encoded by the exons ATGTCCAATCTTTATTTTATCATAGAGCTGGGATGTCAGCCTGCAGCAGGTCTCAGTATACTGGCTGCACTAATAGCCTGTCTCGTCTGGCGCTCGGTCTCAGGGGTGAACGAGCTCAATGCTCCAATTCTGCATGACGATAGCGGTGATTTTCACAAGATCATGGCCAAGCGATACAAAGAG CATCGGAACATCCTGTACAAGATTCCCACTTCACATAAACCCATGGTTATTGTGCCTGCACATCTACTAAATGATCTGAAGACACCGCCAGAGTCGGCCATCAGCTTTCGACTTGAAATGTTCGACCGCTATCTTGGAAAGTACACTGCTGTTGCATCAAACACGGAGGCCATGATACACTCGGTCAAAGTTGATTTTACACGAGGGATGAACCACGTCTTGCCAATTGTGCAAGAAGAATTAATATTTGCGACGGAGCAATGTCTTGAAAGCACTAACGGTTGCGAAGAGGGTTGGTTCCAGACGCCAGTATATGCAGCAGCCACGCAGATGATTGCTCTCATATCCGGAGAGTCTTTGTCGGCCTGCCTCTGTCCAGAAGCAAAGAATG ACTCCTTTGTTGGTGCAGCAGAGATGTGGAAGTATCCTTCCTGGTCATGGCCGATTATGCAGTACATCGTTCCACAGACTAGGCGCATCCGGTACTACCGATCAAGAGTTGCACAGATGCTGAAGCCAATTATTGAGTCCAGGCTGAGTCAGATGCAAGACCCGGACTTTAAGAAGCCTGCAGACATGATTCAATGGCTGATTGATAACTCAAACGGCAATGGCCACAACTTGGCCCTCCAAGCAAATGAGCACATTGTGGTGAACATTGCGGCCATTCATACAACAGGCGGCCAACTCGCACACACTCTCTATGACCTGGCCCGGTGCCCAGAATATATCCCCATTCTGCAAGAGGAGATTGATCGAgtgttggcggaggagggcggTACAGGGGCCATGACAAAACAGACACTTTTCAaattgaagaagatggacagTTTCTTAAAAGAAGTGCAGCGAGTCAATCCTCCATCAATGGTGTCTACAAATCGCAAAGTCCTCAAGCCCATAAAACTTTCTAATGGGATAGAGCTTCCTGTCGGTACATCACTGGCAGCATCGGCCGGCTGCGTCAGCAAGGACGAGAATATCTGGCCTGAGCCTCAAAAGTTTGATGGCCTGCGCTTCTTTAAGCTGCGCGAGGTTCATGGAGATGAGAAGCATCAATTCACGAGTGCGAATCAAGAGTCATTGAGCTTTG GACATGGCCGACACGCGTGCCCAGGTCGCTTTTTTGCAGCCGCCGAGCTGAAGGTGCTTCTCGTTCAAATATTGCAGAACTACGAGATCAGTTTATGCAAGGGCTACAGTCGAGACCGACCACTCAACTTTCATGCCGAGATTTTGGCTGTTCAAGACCACACCTACGAGCTGAGATTTAGGAGACTTACAATAGACTAG
- a CDS encoding transferase family protein (similar to Cordyceps militaris CM01 XP_006668268.1), which produces MASPNIVVTGSVRSHPRHAKTVPQAVPLSLLDATTANFALTNAIWLFQRPQLSRSEGFDLSKHLCDALSVNLDAYPQWTGRIKAIQTVDGQSPEATRDFPPHARRFGRLYVQFGDEEDPGVDFITATSPCTVDELHPADRVDSQPLWDGHKIGLNSFISAADIATPFGADEQGEDGLQMPLMAIQLTNLACGGFVLTDWANISRMVISGLDEPVAQSVFDPSKLDNLAAGDINSQDPSPEVLAHTKELPLHRYDWWLSAATCPFPMPIPEPFRKENLESAGAMMPWSEWDKQIEFLWAEINKDSAQSFSQHDAILAHIWSCIARARKLGGDAGPIHCDLVYGVRPALGLGNSFIGSPIIMMNVEMAATEVGGVQKAASLQPIASRIRETIAQFAQPEPIAHHLHSVAYEKSPQRLWQAFLGQRHILVKSWARAGVYDVDFGFDAVLRYVDGVVPYMDGNVVIKEAPPRLRNSGGGTELKSPEWTDHGVDVTIHICAEDMKRLLEDPLLLPSID; this is translated from the exons ATGGCATCTCCAAACATCGTCGTCACCGGATCCGTACGGAGTCATCCCAGACATGCAAAAACGGTGCCCCAAGCTGTGCCTCTTTCACTTCTTGACGCAACAACTGCCAACTTTGCCCTCACCAACGCAATCTGGTTATTCCAACGCCCGCAGCTGTCTAGATCCGAGGGATTTGACCTGTCTAAACACCTTTGCGACGCATTAAGTGTGAACCTAGATGCTTACCCTCAGTGGACGGGTCGTATCAAAGCCATACAGACGGTTGACGGACAGAGCCCAGAAGCGACACGCGATTTTCCCCCTCATGCTCGACGCTTCGGACGTCTCTATGTTCAatttggagacgaggaggacCCGGGTGTTGACTTTATCACGGCAACCAGCCCATGTACTGTCGATGAGCTCCATCCCGCGGATCGGGTGGACAGCCAACCACTTTGGGACGGGCACAAGATCGGACTGAACAGCTTCATCTCTGCAGCAGACATTGCAACTCCCTTTGGGGCAGatgagcaaggagaagacggTTTGCAGATGCCTCTGATGGCCATTCAACTTACCAACCTTGCCTGCGGAGGCTTCGTCCTGACC GACTGGGCTAATATCAGTCGAATGGTTATTTCTGGACTAGATGAGCCTGTTGCACAGTCTGTGTTTGACCCTTCTAAGTTGGACAATCTTGCCGCCGGTGATATCAATTCCCAGGATCCAAGTCCGGAGGTGCTTGCGCATACCAAGGAATTACCCTTGCACCGGTATGACTGGTGGCTATCTGCGGCGACCTGCCCATTCCCAATGCCCATCCCAGAGCCTTTCCGGAAAGAAAATCTAGAAAGCGCCGGTGCCATGATGCCCTGGTCTGAATGGGAC AAGCAGATCGAGTTCCTGTGGGCCGAAATTAACAAAGACAGCGCCCAAAGTTTTAGCCAACAtgatgccatcttggcaCACATCTGGTCGTGTATTGCTCGTGCTCGAAAACTCGGCGGCGACGCTGGCCCAATACACTGTGACCTCGTGTATGGTGTCCGACCAGCCCTTGGTCTCGGCAACAGCTTTATCGGATCACCCATTATCATGATGAATGTGGAAATGGCCGCGACAGAGGTTGGTGGTGTACAGAAAGCAGCCAGTCTTCAACCCATCGCATCTCGGATTCGCGAGACCATCGCTCAGTTCGCGCAGCCGGAACCCATCGCCCATCACCTGCACAGCGTAGCGTACGAAAAGTCTCCCCAGCGGCTGTGGCAGGCTTTCTTAGGACAGCGACATATTCTTGTCAAGAGCTGGGCTCGCGCGGGCGTCTACGACGTCGACTTTGGATTCGATGCGGTGCTTCGCTATGTGGATGGCGTGGTTCCGTACATGGACGGAAACGTGGTGATCAAGGAAGCGCCGCCACGATTGAGAAACTCGGGTGGTGGCACAGAACTCAAGTCCCCGGAGTGGACGGATCATGGTGTGGATGTGACTATTCACATTTGTGCAGAAGATATGAAACGACTTTTGGAAGACCCCTTGCTGCTTCCGTCTATAGATTAA
- a CDS encoding subtilase family domain-containing protein yields MEVGDSRFDRVDYRYDCILKLILASLEDLVCYRKSETSEDSTDYPRLETIRQEILRLEAQRQERTIIIADECDDECDDELCIELRKPDTEAACKELINSLKALSRIVKDDSEQPSPEEFRTTRKIRPSMALFLHTLFSTISEAWRCACMPNHQAALLLFGNRALGTVDYPVTFTVLLSDGEPRSPTKRWKEAAITVADPSERVNVNPRPRVRFNSQSTTSNVGSSTQINNLCPLIKTSKDRLNLNVSGASLSIRAETQRRLINYEDCEPVSFVAGILENDVLFNHDAKLCLALILSCAFVDFCDGPWFADGWTKTNLYFMQRGDRLFLQPFLVTNMAGNRNRQNPHLTPSMSTRSKKLLQHGILLMEIFQQDSFQHFIGDDRKVHSLEDLAYDWFRSIDWDVCERLVQIVETCIRGELIDICSQPNEISDQEFMRLFWEKILEPLHVDFAVFHGREDPDQVISKLSLPGVEMKSPVAATAKTTELKSAIRKGPIYKLRTLPPLLNPRASHMLRTPSPSPLNHSKLRFFFDVVDCPDPQQARNALQWFKRVDEEVIRERTKRPKEKVAGERGRKFLPSPGRQVRIAVLDTGIDLQNTWIDGESRRIRCWPAGEDHKDNDGHGTHVAYLLLRLAPNALLRVCKVSNTTLLKDAKVDQITKAITHFSTGEARVDIINLSFGFAEYTKDLTPVLEAIRTARKNGVVVFAAAGNDGANQDVFWPAALYSGGDVICISSSNSFGVQSGFNPEIETGRRICTLGEGVPSCQPDLSNPLQVVHRSGTSFATPIAAAIAAVVLAVMDNADYNGFEGDKETLLPRLRTARGMESVLCKTCVARSGSNSSGFSYIAPWFFVDVGDKILVPKVLDILGSIPESPFSY; encoded by the exons ATGGAAGTGGGAGACTCGCGCTTTGATCGGGTCGACTACAGATATGATTGCATTTTGAAGCTAATCTTGGCTAGTCTTGAGGATTTAGTTTGTTACAGAAAGTCTGAAACCAGTGAA GATTCAACCGACTACCCTCGCCTAGAAACTATCCGCCAAGAGATACTTCGCCTAGAGGCACAGCGCCAGGAAAGGACCATCATAATTGCAGATGAATGCGACGACGagtgtgatgatgagctcTGCATTGAACTCCGCAAGCCGGACACAGAAGCAGCATGCAAGGAGCTTATTAATTCACTGAAGGCATTGTCACGGATAGTGAAGGACGATTCAGAGCAACCCAGCCCCGAAGAGTTTCGCACAACAAGGAAAATCAGGCCGTCAATGGCTCTCTTCTTGCACACTCTCTTCTCCACCATCTCAGAGGCATGGCGCTGTGCTTGCATGCCTAATCATCAGGCGGCTCTGCTCCTCTTCGGCAACCGTGCCCTTGGAACTGTTGATTATCCCGTCACCTTTACGGTGCTCTTGAGTGATGGAGAGCCGCGCTCACCAACCAAACGATGGAAAGAGGCGGCAATAACCGTAGCCGATCCTTCAGAGAGGGTTAATGTCAACCCGCGTCCAAGAGTTCGATTTAATTCGCAATCTACAACCAGTAATGTTGGGAGCTCGACTCAGATTAACAACCTTTGTCCCCTAATTAAGACTAGCAAAGATCGCCTCAACCTGAACGTCAGCGGTGCCTCATTGTCAATCCGAGCCGAAACGCAACGCAGACTTATAAATTATGAAGACTGTGAGCCAGTCAGCTTCGTTGCCGGAATCTTGGAAAACGATGTGCTCTTCAACCATGACGCAAAGTTATGCCTTGCTCTGATACTGTCCTGTGCGTTCGTCGATTTCTGTGACGGACCTTGGTTTGCAGATGGGTGGACGAAGACGAACCTTTATTTTATGCAACGCGGTGATCGATTGTTTCTTCAACCATTTCTGGTCAcaaacatggctggaaaCCGAAACAGACAAAACCCTCATTTGACGCCATCGATGTCGACTAGGTCAAAGAAGCTGTTACAACATGGAATTCTGCTGATGGAGATATTCCAGCAAGATTCCTTTCAACATTTCATCGGAGACGACAGAAAAGTCCACAGTTTGGAGGATTTGGCCTACGATTGGTTTCGCTCCATTGACTGGGATGTTTGCGAACGACTCGTCCAGATTGTAGAAACGTGTATCCGGGGCGAACTTATCGATATATGTTCACAACCCAATGAGATCTCGGACCAGGAGTTTATGCGATTGTTTTGGGAAAAGATACTGGAACCCTTACATGTAGATTTTGCAGTATTCCATGGGAGGGAAGATCCGGATCAGGTTATTTCCAAACTCTCGCTTCCTGGGGTTGAAATGAAGAGCCCGGTTGCGGCTACAGCCAAAACAACCGAGTTGAAG TCCGCCATACGTAAAGGTCCAATCTACAAGTTGCGAACATTACCACCGCTCTTGAATCCTCGTGCGAGTCACATGTTGCGAActccgtctccgtctccccTCAATCACTCAAAATTGAGGTTCTTTTTTGATGTGGTGGACTGCCCAGATCCGCAGCA AGCGAGAAATGCATTACAGTGGTTCAAGAGGGTCGATGAGGAGGTAATCCGGGAAAGGACGAAACGGCCGAAGGAAAAAGTGGCCGGAGAAAGGGGACGTAAATTTCTTCCTTCTCCGGGTCGGCAAGTCAGAATTGCTGTTTTGGACACTGGCATCGATTTGCAAAACACTTGGATTGATGGGGAATCCCGCCGGATCAGGTGTTGGCCAGCCGGTGAAGATCACAAAGATAATGACGGCCATGGAACTCATGTTGCATATTTGCTTCTTCGCCTGGCTCCCAATGCACTTCTCCGTGTCTGTAAAGTGAGCAATACAACTCTGCTAAAAGATGCTAAAGTCGATCAAATCACAAAG GCAATAACGCACTTTTCCACGGGCGAGGCACGCGTGGACATCATCAACCTGTCCTTCGGCTTCGCCGAATACACAAAAGATCTAACTCCAGTGCTTGAAGCGATTCGCACCGCTCGCAAGAacggcgtcgtcgtcttcgccGCGGCTGGCAACGATGGTGCCAACCAAGATGTCTTTTGGCCGGCAGCCCTGTATAGCGGCGGTGACGTTATCTGCATCAGCTCCTCCAACAGTTTTGGCGTTCAGTCTGGTTTCAACCCCGAAATTGAGACTGGCCGGCGAATTTGCACATTGGGTGAAGGTGTCCCGTCCTGCCAGCCGGATCTGTCTAACCCGCTGCAAGTTGTCCATCGGAGCGGTACTTCGTTTGCAACACCTATTGCGGCGGCGATTGCGGCGGTTGTGTTGGCTGTAATGGATAACGCGGACTACAATGGTTTTGAAGGAGATAAAGAGACACTCTTACCGAGGCTTCGCACTGCGAGGGGGATGGAAAGTGTACTCTGCAAGACATGCGTGGCGAGGTCTGGATCTAACAGCTCAGGGTTTTCATACATCGCGCCGTGGTTCTTTGTTGATGTCGGCGACAAGATTCTGGTTCCAAAGGTTCTCGACATTCTTGGAAGCATTCCAGAGTCGCCATTTTCTTACTGA